The Kroppenstedtia pulmonis genome has a segment encoding these proteins:
- a CDS encoding MFS transporter: protein MNQNGLAPRIYFSLVFYLIFFGFGGFFSLLTVYFREEAQLSGTQIGTIMSIGPVVMVLAQPVWGMICDVTRRSKVVLVLTVSATGTWGLGYLFATDYVWMLVIAVALATFQAGIVPISDSLAMGYVHRQGGDYGNLRLWGAIGFASAAYLMGEASESVGLWVIFYVFALVMWLCAIISLKLPQEKVSFEVDFRSSLYRLIKIPQFPLFLIVTFLVYGPVQANNFYFGLLIQDLGGSLAGVGLGFLFAAGSEAPFMKIAGAWIRRQGLLSVIMMATVVGGLRWIFYFFEPSVFWVYVTTFTQGLSVGLFIPAALQYVQNIAPREVATTAIALYSAVGTGLGSWFFTLLGGLLIDWFNVFATYLFYGMMTLAGGLIILWIMRMETKGRITSALSR from the coding sequence ATGAATCAGAATGGTTTGGCACCCCGCATTTATTTCAGTTTGGTTTTTTACCTTATTTTTTTTGGATTCGGTGGGTTTTTCTCCCTTTTAACCGTTTATTTTCGAGAGGAGGCACAGCTGAGTGGTACGCAGATCGGTACGATTATGTCCATTGGACCTGTGGTGATGGTCTTGGCTCAGCCTGTGTGGGGAATGATTTGTGATGTGACCCGACGTTCCAAAGTTGTTTTGGTCTTAACTGTGTCCGCTACCGGAACATGGGGCTTGGGTTATCTTTTTGCCACTGATTATGTGTGGATGTTGGTCATCGCAGTGGCTCTGGCTACTTTTCAGGCGGGAATTGTACCTATTTCAGACAGCTTGGCGATGGGTTACGTTCATCGTCAGGGAGGGGACTATGGCAATTTGCGGTTGTGGGGAGCAATCGGTTTTGCCAGTGCCGCTTATTTAATGGGAGAAGCATCCGAATCTGTCGGATTATGGGTGATTTTTTATGTATTCGCCCTGGTGATGTGGTTATGTGCGATAATCAGTTTGAAGCTTCCCCAGGAAAAAGTATCCTTCGAGGTGGATTTTCGCTCGAGTTTGTACCGCTTAATCAAGATACCTCAATTTCCCCTGTTTCTGATTGTTACTTTTTTAGTGTATGGACCTGTTCAAGCTAACAACTTTTATTTTGGCTTGTTGATTCAGGATCTGGGAGGAAGCTTAGCCGGGGTGGGTTTGGGTTTTTTGTTTGCGGCGGGAAGTGAGGCGCCTTTTATGAAAATAGCCGGGGCCTGGATTCGAAGGCAGGGTTTACTGAGCGTCATTATGATGGCAACGGTGGTGGGAGGACTGCGGTGGATCTTTTATTTTTTTGAACCCTCAGTGTTTTGGGTATATGTCACTACCTTTACACAGGGCTTGTCAGTAGGGTTGTTTATCCCTGCGGCCCTGCAATACGTACAAAATATTGCGCCACGGGAGGTGGCGACCACAGCCATCGCTTTATACTCAGCGGTGGGGACCGGGTTGGGAAGCTGGTTTTTTACTTTACTGGGTGGCTTGTTGATTGACTGGTTCAATGTCTTCGCTACTTATCTGTTTTATGGAATGATGACACTGGCAGGTGGATTAATCATATTGTGGATTATGAGGATGGAGACCAAAGGACGGATTACCAGTGCGCTCAGTCGTTAA
- the fadH gene encoding 2,4-dienoyl-CoA reductase, producing the protein MKGKTVIVTGGSSGMGKGMATRFCREGANVVITGRDSEKLDKAKQEMESLAGEILAFPMDVRKPEQVQALVEQTKETFGTIDYLVNNAAGNFVVPSEELSHNGWHSVIDIVLNGTWYCTQAVAKEWIANKQKGSVVNIVATYAWTGAAGVVHSAAAKAGVLAMSRSLAVEWGSKYGIRVNCIAPGPIEQTGGVEKLILNEQMHKRVLASIPARRFGKLEEIAGAAAFLFSPEAEFINGECLTVDGGQWMSGSRFL; encoded by the coding sequence GTGAAAGGAAAAACCGTGATTGTAACAGGTGGTTCCAGTGGAATGGGGAAAGGGATGGCGACCCGGTTTTGTCGTGAGGGAGCCAATGTGGTGATTACAGGACGTGATTCGGAAAAGTTGGACAAGGCTAAACAGGAAATGGAGTCCTTGGCCGGAGAGATCTTGGCCTTTCCCATGGATGTGCGGAAACCGGAACAAGTTCAAGCCTTGGTAGAACAAACGAAGGAAACCTTTGGGACCATCGATTATCTGGTCAACAATGCGGCAGGTAATTTTGTTGTGCCATCAGAAGAGTTGTCCCACAATGGCTGGCATTCCGTCATTGATATTGTCCTCAATGGAACCTGGTATTGTACTCAGGCTGTGGCTAAGGAATGGATTGCAAACAAACAGAAAGGTTCTGTGGTGAACATTGTGGCTACCTATGCTTGGACAGGTGCGGCAGGGGTGGTCCATTCTGCTGCAGCCAAAGCGGGAGTATTGGCGATGAGCCGTTCTTTGGCTGTGGAATGGGGCAGCAAGTATGGAATTCGTGTTAATTGTATCGCACCGGGTCCCATCGAACAGACCGGTGGGGTGGAAAAATTGATCCTGAATGAGCAAATGCACAAACGAGTTCTTGCCTCCATTCCGGCTCGGAGGTTTGGTAAATTGGAAGAGATCGCCGGAGCCGCCGCCTTTCTTTTTTCTCCGGAAGCGGAGTTTATCAATGGGGAATGCTTGACTGTAGATGGAGGACAATGGATGTCCGGTTCCCGTTTCCTGTAA
- a CDS encoding ABC transporter substrate-binding protein yields the protein MKAGIEGRAGWLWFVLLGMVALISGCGSEDTSSDKGGEVRVIQHAMGETKIQGTPKRVVVLTNEGTEAALALGVKPVGAVKSWIGNPWYDHIKEDMKGVKMVGDEVQPNIEMIAGLKPDLIIGTKVRQEKAYKQLSGIAPTVMSENLSGNWKKNMMLYAEAMNKKKEGEELLKEFDSQVSEVKEKLGDQRKKEISLVRFLPGQVRIYNKDTFAGVLLEQLGFARPESQDKKTFIEEVTKERIPDMDGDVLFYFTSDRDGDVKATETEKDWMQDPLWKKMKVAKENEIYKVNEAIWNTAGGIKAARLLLEDIEKHFVSTGQDR from the coding sequence ATGAAGGCTGGTATTGAAGGAAGAGCGGGTTGGTTATGGTTTGTGCTGTTGGGTATGGTTGCGCTGATATCTGGTTGTGGGAGTGAGGATACCTCTTCTGATAAAGGAGGGGAGGTTCGTGTGATCCAGCATGCCATGGGGGAAACAAAGATCCAGGGTACCCCCAAACGAGTGGTGGTACTTACCAATGAAGGGACGGAAGCCGCTTTGGCACTTGGTGTGAAACCCGTAGGAGCTGTGAAATCATGGATCGGGAACCCCTGGTATGACCACATTAAGGAGGATATGAAAGGGGTTAAAATGGTCGGGGATGAAGTGCAGCCCAATATCGAAATGATTGCGGGACTGAAGCCGGATCTGATCATTGGTACCAAGGTTCGCCAAGAAAAAGCCTACAAACAACTTTCCGGAATTGCCCCCACGGTTATGTCGGAGAATTTATCCGGTAACTGGAAGAAGAATATGATGCTGTATGCAGAAGCGATGAACAAGAAAAAAGAAGGAGAAGAGCTCCTGAAGGAGTTTGATTCTCAAGTGAGTGAGGTTAAAGAAAAGTTGGGTGATCAGAGGAAGAAGGAGATCTCACTCGTTCGCTTCTTACCAGGACAGGTGCGAATCTACAATAAGGATACCTTTGCCGGTGTGTTGTTGGAGCAGTTGGGCTTTGCCCGACCTGAGTCCCAAGATAAGAAAACCTTTATCGAAGAAGTGACCAAGGAAAGAATTCCGGACATGGACGGGGATGTCCTCTTCTACTTCACTTCGGATCGTGATGGAGATGTAAAAGCGACGGAAACGGAAAAAGATTGGATGCAAGATCCTCTTTGGAAAAAGATGAAAGTAGCAAAGGAAAATGAAATTTATAAGGTAAATGAAGCGATATGGAATACCGCTGGTGGAATTAAAGCGGCTCGGTTGCTGTTGGAGGACATAGAGAAGCATTTTGTGTCAACCGGACAAGACCGGTAA
- a CDS encoding CBS domain-containing protein, whose amino-acid sequence MFIKNCLTPKDDIVTVTPDTPLGQALDMLDRKQLHSLPVVDENGSFIGITGYSFIFKKLLEQYGHNMNNDWIGQKVEDTVHEMTPIRIDGDFEETFPVIVRYPFVPVVDEDDTTFLGIVKISDIETVITSTYGHNLPGVRFVMAIIPDVPHQLEQILDSVKSFDVNIISVVTFDAGDSGARRILLKISPTEYTAEIQEYLESKGFRVLSMKVLPPFETD is encoded by the coding sequence TTGTTTATCAAGAACTGTTTGACACCCAAAGATGACATCGTCACCGTAACTCCAGACACCCCTCTTGGGCAAGCCCTGGACATGTTGGATCGGAAACAGCTTCATTCGCTACCGGTGGTCGATGAAAATGGATCCTTCATTGGCATAACCGGGTACAGTTTTATTTTCAAAAAGCTGTTGGAACAATACGGACACAATATGAACAACGATTGGATCGGCCAAAAAGTGGAAGATACGGTTCATGAGATGACTCCCATCCGCATTGACGGGGACTTTGAAGAAACCTTCCCGGTTATTGTTCGCTATCCTTTTGTACCCGTGGTCGATGAAGACGACACGACTTTTTTGGGTATCGTCAAAATCAGTGATATCGAAACCGTCATCACTTCCACTTACGGACACAACCTACCCGGTGTTCGGTTTGTGATGGCGATTATCCCGGATGTTCCCCACCAACTGGAACAAATTTTGGATAGTGTCAAATCCTTTGATGTGAATATTATCAGTGTGGTTACTTTTGATGCCGGTGATTCTGGAGCCCGACGCATCCTGCTTAAAATCAGTCCTACAGAATATACAGCGGAAATCCAGGAGTATTTGGAATCCAAGGGATTCCGGGTTTTGAGCATGAAAGTGTTGCCCCCTTTCGAAACGGACTGA
- a CDS encoding ParM/StbA family protein yields MKMIVAVDCGRSYVKVVTEERSFLFPSKVSGWRRRNYRQDLSGDIELDYQGRRWFVGKLAEREGEFTRQAMQESKAVEETLILTMTALHLAESKGKIVLITGLPIGNYTDLEQKAVKELLEGPHTVKLNGRERHFFVDRVFTTIEGGGAFFSAPRMGLVRIIDIGAKTTNYATFQDKVFIDRESGTLPIGWETVKVSNLKEMADLIAGTVSKTWSSQDVVMLVGGMARKLEPFVQEHFCHAFAVEEPQMANVKGYYEIGRAMIR; encoded by the coding sequence ATGAAGATGATTGTGGCGGTGGATTGTGGACGAAGTTATGTCAAAGTGGTTACGGAAGAACGTTCATTTTTGTTTCCCAGTAAAGTGAGTGGTTGGCGCCGACGGAATTACCGCCAAGACTTAAGTGGTGATATTGAACTGGACTATCAGGGTCGACGTTGGTTTGTTGGTAAATTAGCAGAACGGGAAGGAGAATTTACCCGACAGGCTATGCAGGAATCAAAGGCAGTCGAAGAAACCCTGATTCTGACTATGACGGCATTACATCTGGCTGAATCAAAAGGGAAAATTGTTTTAATTACAGGTCTGCCCATTGGAAACTACACGGATCTGGAGCAAAAAGCAGTTAAGGAATTATTGGAAGGTCCTCATACTGTGAAACTGAATGGCAGGGAGCGTCACTTTTTTGTGGATCGGGTATTTACTACGATTGAGGGAGGAGGAGCCTTTTTCTCAGCCCCCCGAATGGGTCTGGTTCGAATTATTGATATTGGGGCCAAGACCACCAATTATGCCACCTTTCAGGATAAAGTGTTTATTGATCGTGAATCGGGTACGCTTCCAATCGGGTGGGAGACAGTTAAAGTGTCTAATCTGAAGGAAATGGCGGATTTGATTGCCGGAACGGTATCAAAAACCTGGAGCAGTCAGGATGTCGTGATGTTGGTGGGAGGGATGGCCAGGAAGTTGGAGCCCTTCGTCCAAGAGCATTTTTGCCATGCTTTTGCTGTGGAAGAGCCACAAATGGCCAATGTGAAAGGATATTATGAAATTGGAAGGGCTATGATTCGATGA
- a CDS encoding NUDIX hydrolase encodes MLTFETNQGRFNFRVAGVALHQGRVLLHRLPGEAFWTMPGGRGELMEPTRETLAREMQEELGVQARVENLLWIVENFYHYEDREVHELAFYYRMFLPDEDSICTTEGIFQREDDGAPLLFQWHDIQRLEEIALYPSFLKKSLSDLPISPCHLVHTDVEH; translated from the coding sequence ATGCTGACATTTGAAACGAATCAGGGTCGGTTTAACTTCCGGGTGGCAGGTGTGGCGTTGCATCAGGGACGAGTGTTGTTGCACCGGTTACCGGGAGAAGCATTTTGGACAATGCCAGGAGGCCGGGGGGAACTGATGGAACCGACCCGGGAAACTCTGGCAAGGGAGATGCAAGAAGAATTGGGCGTGCAGGCCAGGGTGGAGAACTTGCTGTGGATTGTGGAAAATTTTTATCATTATGAAGATCGGGAGGTTCATGAACTGGCCTTTTATTATCGTATGTTTCTGCCCGATGAGGATTCGATCTGTACAACAGAGGGGATCTTTCAGAGGGAGGATGACGGGGCTCCTCTCTTGTTTCAATGGCATGATATCCAAAGACTCGAAGAGATTGCCCTTTATCCTTCATTTTTAAAGAAAAGCTTGTCTGACTTACCTATATCACCTTGTCATTTGGTCCATACCGACGTGGAACATTGA
- a CDS encoding GNAT family N-acetyltransferase, whose protein sequence is MKIVQWSLRPSVPDDLHFVFQLNKQNMRHYVEKIRGWDDEAEWQDMKSKFQPGHDRIIVVGKEDSGVLAVDTTDKEIFLRHIELLPRYHNIGIGTMLIQQLLNRSKKTGRSVRLTVLKDNPAVRLYQRLGFVITKKMPLKYEMTAKPTSR, encoded by the coding sequence ATGAAGATTGTTCAGTGGTCTCTGCGACCCTCTGTACCTGACGATCTCCATTTCGTCTTTCAATTAAATAAACAAAACATGCGACACTATGTGGAGAAAATCCGAGGTTGGGATGATGAAGCCGAGTGGCAGGACATGAAAAGCAAGTTTCAACCTGGTCATGACCGAATCATCGTTGTGGGAAAGGAAGACAGTGGCGTTCTCGCTGTTGACACCACTGATAAGGAGATCTTTCTCCGTCATATCGAACTACTCCCCCGATATCACAACATTGGAATCGGCACCATGCTGATCCAACAACTGCTTAACCGTTCTAAGAAGACGGGCCGATCTGTTCGGCTAACCGTACTGAAAGATAATCCCGCTGTCAGACTGTATCAACGATTAGGTTTTGTCATAACAAAAAAGATGCCTCTAAAATATGAAATGACGGCCAAGCCTACTTCAAGATGA
- a CDS encoding helix-turn-helix domain-containing protein, whose protein sequence is MHDIHITLDGRIVDLHILSEREYAFYRECLSAYKTNMPRGDYLRLMQSPSNPLMEGKRAITREIAKKPLFHVVEDLEYRLAIRQKIMTPKPDSLVNQEPAQRDRFLSVSEAAKVIDVSITDILKAIKEGKIASHRDKNGGNWKVSKRSLEKYSSTT, encoded by the coding sequence GTGCATGACATCCATATTACACTGGACGGCAGAATTGTTGATCTGCACATACTGTCTGAAAGAGAGTACGCTTTTTACAGGGAATGTCTTTCCGCCTACAAAACCAATATGCCTCGTGGTGACTACTTGCGTCTGATGCAATCTCCAAGTAATCCGCTTATGGAAGGCAAACGTGCCATTACAAGAGAAATTGCTAAGAAGCCTCTTTTTCATGTTGTGGAAGACCTTGAGTATCGGCTGGCCATTCGACAAAAAATCATGACTCCCAAACCGGATAGCCTGGTTAACCAGGAACCTGCCCAAAGGGATCGCTTCCTCTCCGTCAGTGAAGCGGCAAAGGTAATCGATGTCTCGATTACCGACATCCTGAAAGCCATCAAAGAAGGGAAAATTGCCAGCCATCGGGATAAGAATGGTGGGAATTGGAAAGTTTCGAAGCGATCTCTGGAAAAATACTCGTCGACAACATGA
- a CDS encoding GNAT family N-acetyltransferase: MIETKHLFVIPLQLKYAKAATEGRKKLESIFPYHVSTQWPSPECAEILPSIAKTLDHDSAKSLWHRLVIHKGDRKLIGEVGCKGQPDSQGKVEIGYGIVPEYRNRGYASEVTKAWVQWLLQRPEIHKVTATCKKDNPSSARVLEKAGFKKTNHDQDILYWENG; the protein is encoded by the coding sequence ATGATCGAAACAAAGCATCTGTTTGTCATTCCCCTGCAACTGAAATATGCAAAAGCTGCAACAGAAGGAAGAAAAAAGCTGGAGTCTATCTTCCCTTACCATGTTTCGACACAGTGGCCAAGCCCTGAATGCGCCGAGATCCTGCCTTCCATTGCAAAAACCTTGGATCATGACTCAGCCAAAAGCTTATGGCACAGACTCGTCATTCACAAAGGGGACCGTAAGCTCATCGGGGAAGTCGGTTGTAAAGGCCAGCCGGATTCCCAAGGGAAAGTGGAGATCGGATACGGGATTGTACCTGAATACCGAAACCGGGGATATGCCAGCGAAGTAACCAAAGCATGGGTGCAATGGCTACTTCAGCGTCCTGAGATCCATAAAGTGACAGCCACTTGCAAGAAAGATAACCCATCTTCAGCCAGAGTACTGGAAAAAGCCGGATTTAAAAAAACGAACCACGATCAAGACATCCTTTATTGGGAAAACGGATAA
- a CDS encoding GNAT family N-acetyltransferase: MIRWIRREDAEAFVRLRQGLDRETSFMLMEPDERRDTREQTEKMIGDVLDEAKHAIWVVEEQRELVGFLSVKRGEYHRNRHVGYLVIGILQSHTGKGWGTRLFQTMEKWAEEQKIHRLELTVMTHNEQGIALYRKMGFQVEGIKRDALWVDRQYVDEYYMAKLLPES; encoded by the coding sequence ATGATTCGTTGGATCCGGCGAGAGGATGCAGAAGCTTTTGTTCGTCTGCGGCAAGGATTGGACAGAGAAACTTCCTTTATGTTGATGGAACCAGATGAGCGCAGGGATACACGAGAACAGACAGAAAAGATGATTGGAGATGTTTTAGATGAGGCTAAACACGCCATTTGGGTGGTGGAGGAGCAGAGGGAACTGGTAGGATTTTTAAGTGTCAAAAGAGGAGAATATCACCGAAACCGGCATGTCGGATACCTTGTGATCGGTATTCTTCAGTCTCACACAGGAAAAGGATGGGGTACCCGTCTTTTTCAAACCATGGAGAAGTGGGCTGAGGAGCAAAAGATTCATCGGTTGGAGTTAACGGTAATGACTCATAATGAACAGGGGATCGCACTTTATCGAAAAATGGGCTTTCAAGTGGAAGGAATAAAGCGGGATGCCCTATGGGTGGACAGGCAGTATGTAGATGAATACTATATGGCTAAATTGTTACCGGAGTCCTGA